A genome region from Oncorhynchus masou masou isolate Uvic2021 chromosome 14, UVic_Omas_1.1, whole genome shotgun sequence includes the following:
- the LOC135554416 gene encoding uncharacterized protein LOC135554416, protein MASITQSSDPEIPDNHKESWLALLAAAEGYCQKSGCDLAILTACKKFWPSVVEGDERKKESGLPAGGRKWDFSYHVWGQGALAESSRRYMDDIAVLHSTSMLTAHRYTRLSAGDGGAKLVVDIPSDRAGLTGECGVGTISPSTTLYSQSYPSIYHSGAVIGQAAGQHGNGEREREMAVVIEEAGRGRDIPGIGDLEEECEEEEDMDERSRNLNETAGVFSMDEDSLSRDCEPFFESDGEEESTDGSLSEDCPPPPRSMAMGQSFSSRHPNPMNMARSLPVSVPVWGFKGNRPHQGEGHSGERAGVADLDHIAASMKALLAPGANDGTEMFGGLPRPRLNTGDFSLKH, encoded by the exons ATGGCCTCCATCACCCAATCATCTGACCCCGAGATCCCAGACAACCACAAAGAGAGCTGGCTGGCACTACTTGCCGCAGCAGAGGGATATTGTCAGAAGTCAGGCTGCGACCTGGCTATTCTTACAGCCTGTAAGAAGTTCTGGCCATCTGTagtggagggagatgagaggaaaaaggagagtgGCTTGCCTGCCGGAGGCCGGAAGTGGGATTTCTCCTATCACGTGTGGGGTCAGGGGGCTTTGGCTGAGTCTTCGCGGCGCTACATGGACGACATTGCGGTGCTGCACTCCACATCTATGCTAACGGCACATAGATATACACGTCTGAGTGCAGGAGACGGAGGAGCTAAACTGGTAGTGGACATACCCTCTGACAGGGCG GGCCTAACAGGTGAGTGTGGTGTGGGAACCATCAGCCCCAGTACCACACTCTATTCGCAAAGCTACCCATCAATCTACCACTCAGGGGCTGTCATTGGCCAAGCTGCTGGGCAgcatgggaatggagagagggagagagagatggctgtgGTGATAGAGGAGGCTGGACGAGGGAGAGACATTCCCGGAATTGGGGACTTAGAGGAAGagtgtgaggaagaggaggacatggACGAAAGGAGCCGTAATCTGAATGAGACTGCAG GAGTGTTTTCCATGGATGAGGACTCGCTGTCTCGTGACTGTGAACCATTCTTTGAGTCCgacggagaggaggagagcactgatg GCTCGTTAAGTGAGGACTGTCCTCCTCCCCCCCGCAGCATGGCCATGGGGCAGTCATTCTCATCCCGACACCCCAACCCCATGAACATGGCCCGctccctccctgtgtctgttcctgtgtggGGCTTCAAGGGCAACAGACCCCACCAGGGAGAAGGCCACAGTGGGGAACGG GCTGGTGTAGCTGACCTGGATCATATTGCTGCCAGCATGAAGGCCCTGTTGGCCCCAGGAGCCAACGACGGAACAGAAATGTTTGGAGGACTACCTCGCCCTCGCCTCAACACGGGAGACTTCTCCCTCAAACACTGA
- the LOC135553746 gene encoding tripartite motif-containing protein 16-like, with protein MPLPNYAPSSNEIMPVPKKAGRKSQAAPAEVPPVYEPNIHDPTTRADLMKYWIPLSLDDKTAQKLLWISESNLKVSRMSEEVCPYPMRPERYEHSPQVLCKEGLLGQRGYWEVDYGGWVVIGAVYESMGRKEGPCGLGENESSWGAGWAGSCYQVWHNGENVEVGLPLCNTMSIYLDQPAGIIKFFIVEGEEEAEKAVRLIHKFKTDLKEKILPCFWVGSKSFCWIRKKEGQ; from the exons GGAGAAAATCCCAGGCAGCTCCTGCAG AGGTGCCGCCGGTGTACGAGCCCAATATTCATGATCCCACCACCAGGGCTGACCTCATGAAAT aCTGGATCCCCCTCTCCCTGGATGACAAAACGGCCCAGAAGCTGCTGTGGATATCCGAGAGCAACCTCAAGGTGTCGCGTATGTCAGAGGAGGTGTGTCCATACCCCATGAGACCGGAGAGATATGAGCATTCGCCACAG GTGCTGTGTAAGGAGGGTCTGTTGGGGCAGAGAGGGTACTGGGAGGTGGACTATGGCGGCTGGGTGGTGATTGGGGCAGTGTACGAGAGCATGGGCCGGAAGGAAGGGCCATGTGGGCTGGGGGAGAACGAAAGCTCATGGGGTGCGGGCTGGGCCGGCTCCTGCTACCAAGTCTGGCACAACGGGGAGAATGTGGAGGTCGGGCTCCCTCTGTGCAACACCATGAGCATATACCTGGACCAGCCCGCTGGCATCATCAAGTTCTTCATCgtggaaggagaagaggaggcggagaaggCAGTGCGACTGATACACAAGTTCAAAACTGACCTCAAAGAGAAGATTCTGCCTTGTTTCTGGGTTGGCAGTAAATCCTTCTGTTGGATCCGGAAGAAAGAGGGACAGTGA